From the Deltaproteobacteria bacterium genome, the window TCCACATGAACATAACGCATCGTGGTGGCGATATCCTTGTGTCCGGCGATCTTTTGGACCTGCGGCAGCGGCAGTCGGGCATCCATCCCGTAGCAATTAGCAAGGTTAGTCAGGCACGTGTGCCCAAGGCTGTGGACGTGGATCTCAAGTTTACATGTCATCACTGGAATAGCGCATGTCTCTGGACACCAAATCGGTCTTCCAAGTACAAATTGAGGGATCAGACATCATGAGGTTTCACTCCTGGAGCCGCTATTTAAACAAATAAAAGACCGCTTTCAGCTAGGTCCAGCGCTGCACCTTACTTATATCGAGAACTTAGTCGGCATCTGCGAAACAGGAGGCATCAGGGCCCGAAATCAACTTGCAGCCGTCAATTACCAAAGCCTCGCCAACGAGGATGTACAGACCGCGCGAGCAATAATTAAAGTGCCCTTTACCAATCGTTCGCTGCATGACTATGCGCCACTTTATTTTGGTTTCAAGACACCGATGGTTGCTTGGAATCAAACAAGGAACGAACAGATGATTTTCTTGCGCTTCAGCCTGGACA encodes:
- a CDS encoding phage integrase family protein, whose amino-acid sequence is MMTCKLEIHVHSLGHTCLTNLANCYGMDARLPLPQVQKIAGHKDIATTMRYVHVDGIENTPSRQWSRERRNAMKGMQGRRYPGAWISNVVR